The following are from one region of the Hyphomicrobiales bacterium genome:
- the appC gene encoding Oligopeptide transport system permease protein AppC, which translates to MIAQNWYRLFRSRSGTVGFTLVLLATLIGILGPMLTGSPTHIGAEAFCPPSAACLLGTDDLGRDMFVRMAHGARVSLLVGFAAAAFASVIGIIVGAISGFVGGRIDELFMRVAEAFQVVPQFFLAILIVALFGPSLTKIVLVIGILSWSDTARIVRAEFLKLRGQDFVVAARLAGASRGALIFSEILPNALPPVIVTASLQIASAILTEASLSFLGLGDPDQVSWGQLLFAAQPFLNQAWWMAVFPGLAILVTTLGFNLLGDGLNDVLDPRQKGSAR; encoded by the coding sequence ATGATTGCTCAAAACTGGTACCGCCTGTTTCGCAGCCGCTCCGGAACGGTTGGCTTTACCCTTGTCCTCCTGGCGACCCTGATTGGCATCCTCGGGCCGATGCTGACAGGCTCTCCGACCCACATCGGTGCCGAGGCTTTTTGCCCGCCTAGCGCTGCCTGCCTCCTTGGTACCGATGATCTCGGCCGCGACATGTTCGTGCGTATGGCGCACGGTGCGCGTGTCTCTCTGCTCGTAGGCTTTGCGGCTGCCGCCTTCGCCTCCGTCATCGGCATCATCGTCGGTGCTATATCCGGCTTCGTAGGCGGCAGGATCGACGAACTCTTTATGCGCGTCGCCGAGGCATTCCAAGTCGTGCCGCAGTTTTTCCTCGCCATCCTGATCGTGGCGCTCTTCGGTCCCTCGCTCACTAAAATCGTATTAGTCATCGGTATCCTGAGTTGGTCCGATACGGCGCGCATCGTGAGAGCCGAATTCCTCAAGCTGCGCGGGCAAGACTTCGTCGTCGCAGCCCGGTTGGCGGGGGCCTCCCGGGGAGCCCTGATTTTTTCGGAAATCCTGCCGAACGCGCTGCCGCCGGTGATCGTCACGGCCTCGTTGCAGATTGCCAGTGCAATCCTAACCGAAGCCAGCCTCAGCTTCCTCGGCCTCGGTGACCCCGATCAGGTAAGCTGGGGGCAGCTCCTGTTCGCCGCGCAGCCTTTCCTGAACCAAGCGTGGTGGATGGCCGTCTTTCCGGGCCTTGCCATCTTGGTGACGACACTCGGCTTCAATCTATTGGGCGACGGGCTCAACGACGTGCTCGATCCGCGTCAGAAAGGCAGCGCAAGATGA
- a CDS encoding hypothetical protein (Evidence 5 : Unknown function) gives MKNASGLLGIVGSAAVLGRIGAWIIGVLSPSMGILAAVSLISLAGSALGILIVDFLKDG, from the coding sequence ATGAAGAACGCTAGCGGGCTGCTGGGGATCGTCGGAAGCGCTGCCGTGCTGGGGAGGATCGGGGCTTGGATCATCGGGGTTCTCTCTCCCTCTATGGGCATCCTAGCTGCTGTCAGTCTCATTTCTTTGGCTGGTAGCGCCCTGGGCATTCTTATCGTGGATTTTCTGAAGGACGGCTGA
- the dppB gene encoding Di/tripeptide transport system permease protein DppB: MRPGINPFFAFVGRRVMFAIPTIFALVTVVFVLVHNAPGDPLSFITGDADMGTEQLAELRREYGLDKPLIQQYAIYVSKIFQGDLGASYRYREPVLELILDRIPATMILMVPTMVLFIGLGILLGVIAARSPNSVGDLSLTGLALFGWSVPVFWLGQLLVIVFALKLGWLPTQGMLNLRAPAEGFGRIFDIGMHLILPGLALGMRFIALATRMTRASMMQVMRLDYMTTARAKGVREPVVLYRHALPNALLPVITIIGMNIGTMLTGSVLVEVVFAWPGMGRLLYDGVLARDYPLIIGIILVTSIVVILINLITDILYAIVDPRIRYT; this comes from the coding sequence ATGAGGCCCGGGATCAATCCGTTCTTCGCGTTCGTCGGCCGTCGCGTGATGTTCGCGATACCGACAATCTTCGCCTTAGTGACCGTCGTTTTCGTCCTAGTGCATAACGCCCCTGGGGACCCACTCAGCTTCATTACCGGCGATGCCGATATGGGCACTGAGCAGCTTGCCGAACTGCGCCGGGAATACGGCCTCGACAAGCCGCTGATCCAGCAATACGCAATCTATGTCAGCAAGATCTTCCAAGGCGATTTGGGGGCTTCCTACCGGTATCGGGAGCCCGTCCTCGAGCTCATCCTGGATCGCATCCCTGCTACCATGATACTGATGGTTCCAACGATGGTGCTGTTCATCGGCCTGGGCATTCTGCTCGGCGTTATCGCGGCCCGCTCACCCAATTCAGTTGGAGACCTCAGCTTAACCGGCCTTGCACTGTTCGGCTGGTCCGTTCCGGTCTTCTGGCTCGGCCAGTTGCTAGTGATCGTGTTTGCGCTCAAGCTCGGTTGGCTGCCAACGCAGGGTATGCTTAATCTTAGAGCTCCCGCAGAAGGTTTTGGCCGGATTTTCGACATCGGCATGCACCTTATCTTGCCGGGGTTGGCGCTGGGCATGCGTTTCATCGCGCTCGCCACCCGCATGACACGCGCCAGCATGATGCAGGTGATGCGGCTCGACTACATGACCACTGCCCGCGCGAAGGGAGTGAGGGAGCCGGTTGTGCTCTACAGACATGCGTTGCCGAACGCACTCCTGCCGGTCATTACCATCATTGGCATGAACATCGGCACAATGCTGACCGGATCAGTGCTCGTTGAGGTGGTGTTCGCGTGGCCGGGTATGGGGCGCCTTCTCTACGACGGAGTGCTCGCCCGCGACTACCCGCTTATTATTGGCATCATTCTGGTGACGTCGATCGTGGTCATCCTCATCAATCTGATCACGGATATCCTGTACGCCATCGTCGATCCGCGCATCCGCTACACTTGA
- a CDS encoding IncF plasmid conjugative transfer protein TraG, with translation MDQTAASASDVAAFMEDIRREREQNRQAIREVVAAVRGGEADRALQAICHAADLYISREAFLRIARLPPAAPEIQDAFLMLFTSNGDSLRSMVNDDRVLARALRVLLRSYSGPAVRLWRGELAANARYRRYGASWTVSRDVAEAFAQSEIRRQSRGGTVVLETLAPPEAILCARALHPDHLESNEQEFIVDRWKLNKVQIVSRFEPLASSSWGRK, from the coding sequence ATGGATCAGACAGCCGCCTCGGCATCCGACGTTGCCGCTTTCATGGAAGACATCCGCCGCGAGCGCGAGCAGAACCGCCAAGCTATCCGCGAGGTCGTCGCCGCTGTCAGGGGAGGGGAGGCCGACCGCGCATTGCAGGCCATCTGCCACGCAGCCGACCTCTACATTTCTCGAGAAGCCTTTCTGAGGATCGCACGGCTGCCGCCAGCGGCTCCGGAGATCCAAGACGCCTTCCTGATGCTGTTCACCTCGAACGGCGATAGCCTGCGCTCCATGGTCAACGACGACCGTGTTCTCGCACGAGCGCTGCGTGTCCTGCTGCGAAGCTATTCGGGGCCGGCTGTCCGGCTCTGGCGGGGAGAACTGGCAGCGAACGCCCGTTACCGCCGCTATGGCGCGTCATGGACCGTTAGCCGGGATGTGGCGGAGGCGTTCGCCCAATCCGAGATCCGGAGGCAATCGCGTGGCGGAACGGTCGTGCTCGAGACGCTGGCGCCGCCAGAGGCGATCCTGTGCGCCCGCGCCCTGCACCCTGACCATCTGGAATCGAACGAGCAGGAGTTCATCGTCGACCGATGGAAACTGAACAAGGTGCAAATCGTCTCTCGTTTCGAGCCGCTGGCTTCCTCCTCTTGGGGCAGGAAGTAG
- a CDS encoding hypothetical protein (Evidence 5 : Unknown function) produces the protein MIPRVNRFARLNSAVVFARQLVGLDAFAGGRCFAIPKPGSRTAAVLVNELHAMLFKGQAEKRLVAGPHVFSLLERTDADHAQPDVLGKLLLCPIEQCSCCAALGGLQRYRRHNFPF, from the coding sequence TTGATCCCGCGCGTGAATCGGTTCGCCCGACTCAACTCAGCCGTCGTTTTCGCTCGTCAGCTTGTCGGGCTTGATGCCTTCGCCGGAGGACGCTGCTTCGCGATCCCGAAGCCTGGCTCCCGCACCGCCGCCGTTCTCGTCAATGAACTGCACGCCATGCTTTTCAAGGGTCAGGCGGAGAAGCGCCTGGTTGCTGGTCCGCATGTCTTTTCCCTTCTCGAACGCACGGATGCTGACCACGCTCAACCCGACGTGCTCGGCAAGCTGCTGCTGTGTCCAATCGAGCAATGCTCGTGCTGCGCGGCACTGGGCGGGCTTCAGCGATACAGGAGACATAACTTTCCTTTTTAG
- a CDS encoding conserved hypothetical protein (Evidence 4 : Unknown function but conserved in other organisms) yields the protein MSKTGEFFAIDRRVWAFVCDLGMNAAASYLVMARGTGRDNRTTSWSVNAIENYTGIGRPRAKKAIQALVDHGVIAITQGGAKPRYYLKPAIEIPGCEGAPPRTGYMASLHAILPTGASAAPIRLMTSTEKKWGDTSACALGRLLVRDGLAREVGDRYFVGIPYDADEAAAADWIWIPNVVVDGAADETPPLERLRQIGNTLALRIFCDLYHSHDLPSDGGLPWRRGEMIQKHYDRIEVGRRGPYIVWGFRPHVTKSWNDSPLFTTRLRGHERPSADGGKIFWDAWSILEADGLVHFVTHLVESEGGEIFHPLPIENGEPAEQAIRDAAFFASWAMVSLDQWTRATTKEQIQMAVPVLAKYKDVQLVGIARLRYRPNTTATTIWYGKADKWLEKAAELEALAAEARPAQHATSR from the coding sequence TTGAGTAAGACTGGAGAGTTTTTCGCTATCGATCGTCGCGTGTGGGCATTCGTCTGCGACCTCGGCATGAACGCCGCTGCCTCATACCTGGTCATGGCGCGCGGCACAGGGAGGGACAACCGAACGACGAGCTGGTCGGTCAACGCTATTGAAAATTACACCGGAATCGGCAGGCCTCGGGCAAAGAAGGCAATCCAGGCCCTTGTCGATCACGGTGTGATAGCAATCACGCAAGGCGGCGCGAAGCCGCGATATTACCTGAAGCCAGCGATCGAAATTCCGGGTTGCGAAGGCGCTCCCCCACGCACCGGCTATATGGCCTCGTTACATGCAATCTTGCCAACGGGGGCCAGCGCCGCACCCATCCGATTGATGACGAGCACAGAGAAAAAATGGGGCGATACATCGGCATGTGCACTAGGACGACTCTTAGTGCGCGACGGCCTCGCACGGGAGGTTGGGGACCGCTATTTTGTCGGCATCCCCTACGATGCCGATGAGGCAGCGGCGGCTGATTGGATCTGGATTCCCAATGTGGTCGTTGATGGGGCCGCAGATGAGACCCCACCACTCGAGCGCCTCCGCCAGATTGGCAACACCTTAGCGCTTCGCATCTTTTGCGATCTGTACCACTCCCACGATCTACCATCGGATGGCGGCCTACCATGGCGGCGTGGTGAAATGATCCAGAAGCATTACGACCGGATCGAGGTCGGGCGGCGCGGGCCATACATTGTGTGGGGGTTCCGGCCCCACGTCACCAAGTCTTGGAACGACAGCCCTTTGTTTACAACACGTCTGCGGGGCCACGAGCGACCATCGGCAGATGGCGGCAAAATCTTCTGGGACGCGTGGAGTATCCTAGAAGCGGATGGCCTAGTTCACTTTGTCACTCATCTGGTGGAAAGCGAAGGCGGAGAAATATTCCACCCGCTCCCAATTGAGAACGGCGAACCTGCCGAGCAGGCTATTCGAGATGCCGCATTTTTTGCGTCTTGGGCCATGGTGAGCCTAGACCAGTGGACACGCGCTACGACAAAAGAGCAGATCCAGATGGCAGTGCCAGTGCTCGCCAAATATAAGGATGTTCAGCTGGTTGGCATTGCCCGCCTACGCTATCGCCCCAATACGACGGCAACCACCATTTGGTATGGCAAGGCCGACAAGTGGCTTGAAAAGGCTGCCGAATTGGAGGCCTTGGCCGCCGAAGCACGTCCCGCCCAACATGCAACATCAAGGTAA
- a CDS encoding hypothetical protein (Evidence 5 : Unknown function) yields the protein MEGSVSTAAETGSVSPVKTAMDLVQLPLAKMRPRLDGRSVNKGIVQALAASIRELGIINPLRVRSAQITESGRQVDGWEIVAGRHRYEAARELALVSVPCVVATDDELHAELAMIDENLCRAELTPMQVSWQTSRRKEIYEALHPETRHVTERGGPGRGKTTDNLSAVSFTAQTAKATGRDERTIRRDAARGEALKADADRITGTSLDKGVELDALAKLSPEERKPIIDRAAAGEKVTARQPSAPAQNCAGPTPADGHGIIDLIDECEPPAEAVARKVQRFQALQEAITLIVERFDGDTEKLAELIAEGLAEHRTIAFMIRDTAALWKAGQRPVYNAPNPAGFDTPAASAPLAVVSDPAVSDNLSETIRPADKLTHLIAAKHAPKTYPGAGEGWKQRHGRRH from the coding sequence ATGGAAGGAAGCGTATCGACCGCTGCCGAGACTGGCAGCGTCTCCCCCGTCAAAACGGCAATGGATCTGGTCCAGCTGCCGCTAGCGAAGATGCGGCCCCGTCTCGACGGCCGATCTGTCAACAAGGGCATCGTCCAGGCCCTCGCAGCTAGCATCCGGGAGCTTGGCATCATCAACCCGCTGCGTGTGAGATCCGCCCAGATCACAGAGAGCGGCAGGCAGGTGGATGGTTGGGAGATAGTAGCCGGGCGGCATCGATATGAGGCCGCGCGCGAATTGGCACTCGTGTCAGTGCCCTGCGTTGTCGCCACTGACGACGAATTGCACGCCGAGCTGGCAATGATCGACGAGAACCTGTGCCGGGCAGAGCTGACCCCGATGCAGGTATCCTGGCAGACCAGCCGCCGCAAAGAGATTTACGAGGCCCTGCATCCTGAGACGAGGCACGTCACCGAACGAGGTGGTCCGGGGAGAGGTAAAACAACGGACAATTTGTCCGCTGTTTCTTTCACCGCCCAGACCGCCAAGGCTACGGGCCGTGACGAGCGAACTATCCGCCGCGATGCCGCGCGCGGAGAGGCCCTGAAGGCCGATGCAGACCGCATCACCGGCACGTCGCTGGATAAAGGCGTTGAGCTGGACGCGCTCGCCAAATTGAGCCCCGAGGAGCGCAAGCCGATCATCGACCGGGCAGCAGCAGGCGAGAAGGTGACGGCGCGGCAGCCATCAGCCCCTGCGCAAAACTGCGCAGGCCCAACCCCGGCGGACGGGCATGGCATCATTGACCTGATCGATGAGTGCGAACCCCCAGCGGAAGCCGTGGCGCGCAAGGTTCAAAGGTTCCAGGCGCTGCAGGAAGCCATCACCCTAATCGTTGAGCGGTTCGATGGGGACACGGAGAAGCTGGCAGAATTGATTGCCGAAGGCTTGGCGGAACATCGCACTATTGCCTTCATGATCCGAGATACGGCGGCACTTTGGAAAGCGGGGCAACGCCCCGTCTACAACGCGCCGAACCCAGCAGGCTTCGACACTCCTGCAGCGTCGGCACCGCTTGCGGTCGTTTCTGATCCGGCAGTTTCGGACAACTTGTCCGAAACCATCCGCCCCGCTGACAAGCTGACCCACCTCATCGCTGCCAAGCACGCCCCCAAGACCTACCCCGGCGCAGGGGAGGGCTGGAAGCAGCGGCACGGCCGGCGGCATTAA
- a CDS encoding hypothetical protein (Evidence 5 : Unknown function) — MNAVAPAPAKIAFDRRAIMIRAWIIRRTKGAGMSEALRKAWAEAKAPARPSLASIVEKAAASFGAPVRRLPFETVDPYPARVSAAQVAVMARNTYRARWSYGAR, encoded by the coding sequence ATGAACGCCGTTGCTCCCGCCCCCGCAAAAATCGCCTTCGACCGCCGCGCCATCATGATCCGGGCGTGGATCATCCGTCGCACCAAGGGTGCCGGCATGAGCGAGGCACTGCGGAAGGCTTGGGCGGAAGCCAAGGCTCCGGCCCGTCCGTCTCTCGCTTCGATCGTCGAAAAGGCGGCAGCCAGCTTCGGCGCTCCGGTTCGCCGTCTTCCCTTCGAAACCGTCGACCCCTACCCGGCCCGCGTCTCGGCCGCCCAGGTCGCTGTCATGGCCCGCAACACCTATCGGGCTCGCTGGAGCTACGGCGCCCGGTAA
- a CDS encoding hypothetical protein (Evidence 5 : Unknown function) — MAEKRIRKKPWKDLGMTYFDWCLMRERERKAKNPTLRERLGPALYAPIEQEPIPMPQEDIKAILNWFTNGARTRQVWPPVQASATERPRRNLAVDRLEETEGGCDIYWLARA; from the coding sequence ATGGCCGAGAAGCGAATTCGGAAAAAGCCATGGAAAGACCTTGGCATGACTTATTTTGACTGGTGTCTCATGAGGGAGCGCGAGCGGAAGGCGAAGAACCCGACGCTGCGTGAGCGCTTGGGTCCGGCTCTTTATGCTCCGATCGAGCAAGAGCCAATCCCGATGCCGCAGGAAGACATCAAGGCAATCCTCAACTGGTTCACGAACGGCGCGCGCACGCGGCAGGTCTGGCCGCCCGTGCAGGCGAGCGCGACTGAACGCCCGCGTCGTAACCTTGCTGTCGATCGCCTCGAGGAGACCGAGGGCGGCTGCGACATCTATTGGCTGGCAAGGGCTTGA
- a CDS encoding Argininosuccinate lyase, with amino-acid sequence MADIVRQVGARLTGQVDSLLQKRFYPGPISNLRRSYTAFHSFDKAHTIALFEAGLIKPDVARAILSGLRRMEAEGIDVVRDRMGGGRHSGEAYLTESIGAEFAGWINVGRSSGDLDAMSWRFNLRRRLPSLLSHLNDLRSGLVDVAERHILTIMPCYSIGQHAQCTSFGHMLMSWEAMFARDAERACELYVEAGESPTGSGIMTGSPFPISRQRTAELLGFDKVQSNTRDAVVNLDTLLHAHSIIAICISNALSVANDLYLWTTTEFKYLELHDSYCSTSSIMPQKKNSWALAWIRGQASLAIGRLSGVFTLLKAESDGLEDTLMGPWQLYEAMDEVEDMLAMLHGMTTTMTVNVERLAALAGHGWTQAADIAAMLMLKTHIPWRDAHQIVAHLVRESVDAGKAPDDITPADIDRISDRLIGRALSVTQEDIRGSIDPLQSLHNRERIVGSPGPEQVAAQIEAARERIALDRSRSEAIEKAQASGARRLEDTIDAIVGA; translated from the coding sequence ATGGCGGACATTGTGCGGCAGGTTGGGGCTCGACTGACGGGTCAAGTCGATTCGCTTTTGCAGAAGCGTTTCTATCCCGGGCCGATCAGCAATCTGCGGCGCAGCTATACGGCGTTCCATTCCTTCGACAAGGCGCACACTATCGCGCTGTTCGAGGCCGGCCTCATCAAGCCGGACGTCGCACGCGCGATCCTATCCGGACTGCGCCGCATGGAAGCAGAGGGGATCGATGTCGTCCGCGATCGGATGGGCGGCGGCCGCCATTCCGGCGAAGCGTATCTCACGGAAAGCATCGGCGCGGAGTTTGCCGGCTGGATCAATGTCGGGCGGTCCTCCGGCGACCTGGACGCGATGTCTTGGCGCTTCAACCTGCGCCGCAGGCTTCCTTCCCTGCTTTCACACCTCAACGATCTGCGCAGCGGTCTCGTCGATGTCGCGGAGCGGCACATTCTGACGATCATGCCCTGCTACAGCATCGGCCAGCATGCACAGTGCACCTCGTTCGGCCACATGCTCATGTCGTGGGAGGCGATGTTCGCCCGCGACGCCGAGCGCGCCTGCGAGCTTTACGTAGAAGCTGGGGAAAGCCCTACCGGTTCCGGCATCATGACCGGCTCGCCGTTTCCGATCTCGCGGCAGCGGACCGCGGAGCTTCTGGGATTCGACAAGGTCCAGAGCAACACGCGCGACGCGGTGGTCAATCTCGACACACTCCTGCATGCACACAGCATCATCGCGATCTGCATTTCCAATGCGCTGAGCGTAGCTAACGACCTCTATCTCTGGACCACGACAGAGTTCAAATACCTCGAGCTTCACGACAGCTATTGTAGCACCAGCAGCATTATGCCCCAGAAGAAGAACTCCTGGGCGCTGGCCTGGATCAGGGGGCAGGCTTCGCTAGCTATCGGCCGCCTGTCCGGTGTTTTCACCTTGCTCAAGGCCGAATCCGATGGGCTCGAAGATACGCTGATGGGTCCGTGGCAGCTTTACGAGGCCATGGACGAGGTCGAGGATATGCTGGCCATGCTTCACGGTATGACCACCACTATGACGGTAAACGTCGAACGACTCGCGGCGCTGGCAGGCCATGGTTGGACCCAAGCGGCCGACATTGCCGCAATGCTCATGCTTAAGACGCATATTCCCTGGCGCGACGCACACCAGATCGTCGCCCATCTAGTACGGGAATCTGTCGATGCTGGCAAAGCGCCCGACGACATCACTCCGGCTGATATAGACAGGATTTCCGACCGACTCATCGGCCGTGCACTGTCAGTGACGCAAGAAGATATCCGCGGCTCCATCGATCCCCTGCAATCGCTCCACAATCGCGAGCGAATCGTCGGTTCCCCCGGACCTGAACAGGTGGCTGCTCAGATAGAAGCGGCGCGTGAACGGATCGCGCTGGACCGCAGCCGCAGCGAAGCGATCGAAAAGGCTCAGGCCTCGGGCGCCCGCCGGCTGGAAGATACGATCGACGCCATTGTGGGGGCGTGA
- a CDS encoding ABC transporter ATP-binding protein — MSLLQVQGLAVDFPLGDGKKTRAVEGVDLRVEAGEIICIVGESGCGKSVTVRSLFNLLPPPGRRTEGRIVFDGKDLDTLSPEQQRALCGTSVGYVFQDPMTYLNPLLTVGAQICEAFNGHVRFERDPAVKERITTLLGDLGIGDPLRVIRSYPHQLSGGMRQRILIAMAIARRPKLLILDEPTTALDVTIQAQIVDLIRAIQKHTRCGMIFVTHDFGLVAELADRVYVMYAGQLVEQNTVEEIFANPQHPYTKGLIECVIPVGEAGDLRTIGGEVPNLRTPPPGCRFAVRCPRRTAECEATVPPLETTAAGQIRCYHPGGDGASPAVEVGALPHRASRFSAMRIGKDGSTAASITIEAAKKHFPARGGAFGGNATVHALNTVSLVLEPGEIFALVGESGSGKSTLGRLVAGLEMVSDGRIVIGNQNPAERLANGDRPLAQMVFQDPYSSLNPRKTIRHALAQPLLNYKICSRDEVEARSISLLELIGLTPAREFMGRHPHELSGGQRQRVVLARALAAEPKVLVADEPVSSLDMSTRAQILGLLQELRKEMGLTILLITHDLAVVSTVADRMGVMYLGRLFEVAPARLGVAAPLQPYTQMLVSSVPLPDPQKARTRERILMNGEPPSPLKLPSGCYLHARCPKALPTCRVQMPEWREQQPGHHVACHLY, encoded by the coding sequence ATGAGCCTGCTCCAGGTACAAGGACTGGCGGTCGACTTCCCGCTAGGCGACGGCAAGAAAACCCGCGCCGTCGAAGGTGTCGACTTGAGGGTCGAGGCAGGTGAAATCATCTGCATCGTTGGTGAATCCGGCTGCGGCAAATCGGTAACGGTCCGGTCACTTTTCAACCTGCTGCCGCCTCCGGGGCGGCGCACGGAAGGCCGCATCGTCTTCGATGGAAAAGACCTCGACACGCTCTCGCCCGAGCAGCAGCGAGCACTGTGCGGAACGTCCGTTGGTTATGTCTTCCAGGACCCGATGACCTATCTGAATCCGCTGCTTACGGTGGGTGCGCAGATATGCGAGGCCTTCAATGGCCACGTCAGGTTCGAGCGTGACCCGGCTGTGAAAGAACGGATCACGACTTTGTTGGGTGATCTCGGCATCGGCGATCCGCTGCGCGTGATCCGCTCCTACCCGCACCAGCTTTCCGGCGGCATGCGCCAGCGCATCCTGATCGCCATGGCGATTGCGCGACGGCCGAAGCTCCTGATCCTCGACGAACCGACGACCGCGCTCGACGTGACCATCCAGGCACAAATCGTCGATCTCATCCGGGCTATCCAGAAGCATACGCGATGCGGCATGATCTTCGTGACGCATGACTTTGGCCTGGTGGCGGAGCTCGCCGATCGGGTCTACGTGATGTATGCGGGCCAACTCGTCGAGCAGAACACGGTCGAGGAGATATTCGCCAATCCGCAGCATCCCTATACCAAAGGGCTAATCGAATGCGTGATCCCGGTGGGGGAGGCTGGCGACCTCCGCACCATTGGCGGAGAAGTGCCCAATCTCCGCACGCCGCCCCCGGGCTGCCGCTTCGCGGTGCGGTGTCCGCGTAGGACTGCGGAGTGCGAGGCCACCGTACCGCCTCTCGAAACAACGGCCGCCGGCCAGATCCGCTGTTATCACCCGGGCGGCGATGGTGCGAGCCCTGCGGTGGAAGTAGGTGCGCTGCCGCACCGCGCGAGCCGCTTCTCCGCGATGCGCATCGGCAAGGATGGCAGCACCGCGGCCAGCATCACCATCGAAGCGGCCAAGAAGCACTTCCCAGCCCGCGGCGGCGCGTTCGGCGGCAACGCGACGGTGCATGCGCTCAACACCGTCTCGCTGGTGCTCGAGCCGGGCGAGATATTCGCTCTTGTTGGCGAAAGCGGGAGCGGTAAGTCGACGCTTGGCCGGCTCGTCGCAGGATTGGAAATGGTCAGCGACGGACGCATCGTCATCGGGAATCAGAACCCTGCTGAGCGGCTGGCGAACGGCGATAGGCCGCTCGCACAGATGGTGTTCCAGGATCCCTATTCGTCCCTCAACCCGCGTAAGACGATACGGCACGCGCTCGCGCAGCCTTTGCTGAACTACAAGATCTGCAGCCGCGATGAGGTCGAAGCGCGGTCGATCTCACTGCTAGAACTGATCGGCCTTACGCCGGCGCGGGAATTTATGGGTCGTCATCCGCACGAGTTATCGGGCGGTCAGCGACAACGCGTCGTTCTGGCGAGGGCTCTGGCCGCGGAGCCTAAGGTATTGGTGGCTGACGAGCCGGTTTCCTCGCTCGACATGTCGACTCGCGCTCAAATTCTTGGGTTGCTGCAAGAATTACGCAAAGAAATGGGCCTCACGATCTTGCTGATCACCCATGACCTTGCCGTCGTCAGCACGGTCGCCGACCGCATGGGCGTTATGTATCTTGGCCGACTGTTCGAGGTCGCCCCCGCCAGGCTCGGCGTGGCCGCGCCGTTGCAGCCCTACACGCAGATGCTGGTCTCATCGGTTCCATTGCCGGACCCGCAGAAGGCGCGCACACGCGAGCGCATACTGATGAACGGCGAGCCTCCCTCCCCCCTGAAGCTACCATCAGGATGCTATCTGCACGCGCGTTGTCCAAAGGCACTCCCAACCTGCCGTGTTCAAATGCCGGAATGGCGCGAACAGCAGCCCGGCCACCATGTGGCCTGCCATCTTTACTGA